A region of the Acinetobacter defluvii genome:
ATATCTGCTTTGCCTGTTAGACTTTCGAGTAACTGACGCAGTTCAGGTAAGGCTTGATCCAATTCTTGATCTAAAATTTTACACGTTTGAATATCTACGAGATGATTGGTTTGTGCCTCACGAAAACCCATCAACAATTGTTTACTTTTAGGAAAATAACGCACGCCAATACGGGCTTTATGACGATAATCTTGTTTTAAAGAGCGAATGGGGGTTAACCATTGTTGCGGTTCTAAACCTGCAAAATGACTAAAATGTGACTTTAAAACGTCTTGTTTAAAACCAATTTGCGCATCTGGATGTAGATGCTGCAAGTTACAACCGCCACACACCCCAAAATGTGGACAAATCGGTTGAATACGTTGCGGATGCGGTTCACTTAGAAGCTGAAGACTATCAGCTTCTTCGAGTTTAGCGACTTGGCGGGTAATTTGTGCTTTAACAGTTTCACCGGGTAAAGCAAAGCGAATAAAAACACTTTTACCTTGCTTTTCTGTAGGATGATTTGAATCATGACTATAGCGTGCTATACCTCGCCCTTCATGTGAAAGTCTCTCAACCTTAAAAGCATATTGTGGAAGTTGAGATGGACGAGGTTTAGCGCGATGTTTCAAAGGAATAACCTAATTTGCAGTGGAGGGAAAATCTTTGGCACTGAATGCAGTTTTTTGTGACGTTTCACGCCAAATCTGCAAAAACTCAGCTTGTTGGGGTTGACCTTGTAAATAATGAATACTGGCTTGAATCCAAAGTTGATGATCTGATAAAGAAATCTGACCTTTAAGTAAACTCCAACGTAAAAAAATCAGCCATGTATTTAACACATCACCTTCGCAATAGCTGGTCAACTTCAACCACTGCTCGGTTTTGACATACTCAGGAACAAAATATCCTTTGATGCCACGTTTACCCGGAAAACCAAGTAAATGCGCAATATCGTCTAATTTCTGGAAATGCCGACCATTAAACATCGCCATCACATCCATCAGATCAACATGTCGATGGTGATAACGATTTTGATAGTTATTATACCGTTTTTGTGTGTCAATCTCACCTTGATCGAACAAACTTGGTGCAGATAAACCATGATACATAGCACGGAACAAAATCACAGGCAAATCAAACTGTGAACCATTCCAACTCACTAAGGTTGGATGACGTTTATCAAAGATCGAAAGGAATTTAGTTAAAATTTCTGCTTCAGAAAAATGCTCTCGGCTAAATGAAAACAACTTCATCGCACCACTTTCATCAATCCATAAGCCTGAGATACAGACAATTTCGTGCAGGGGTAAACGTTGAAAATCCGTGCCTGCTTCTTGACGTCGGATTTTCATTAACGCTTGTTCTAAATCATCTTCAGGTAAATCTAACCCGTACAAATGTGCACCCGATTGGTGATCAGTCAATGTTTCAATATCAAAAACAAGTACGGGAAAACGCATAACTAAGATTTCTCTAAAAGACTTTGACTATTTTACACATTAACCTGCTTCTTTTCAGTGAAGCAATGCCCTATATAAAATAATTGCAAGGGCTTATAAAAAGTTTAATCCTCTACTGAAAATAAGCCTGTCGACAAATAACGATCACCACGATCACATACGATACAGACGATCACGGCTTCAGGATTTTCTTCAGCGATTTTAATCGAAGCCCACACCGCACCACCCGATGAGGTTCCTGCACTGATGCCTTCTTGACGTGCCAACGTACGTGCAGTTTTTTCAGCTTCGATTTGTGGAATATCCATGATGCGATCAACACGTGATGGATCAAAGATCGTTGGTAAATACTCTTGTGGCCAACGACGAATCCCTGCGATATTTGAACCTTCAGAGGGCTGTAAACCAATGATTTGAATTTCTGGATTTTGTTCTTTTAAATATTTTGAAATCCCCATAATTGTGCCAGTCGTTCCCATAGCACTCACAAAATGGGTAATTTTACCGCCCGTTTGCTGCCAAATTTCTGGACCAGTGGTCAGATAATGTGCTTCAACATTATCAGGATTACCAAACTGATTTAAAACTAAACCTTGTCCTTCTTGTTGCATTTGTAAAGCCATATCACGCGCTTCTTCCATGCTTGCAGCTTCGATCAACTCTGCACCATACGCACGCATCGCATCTTTACGTTCTTGGCTCGATGCAGCAGGCATAATCAAACGCATATTGTAACCACGCATAGCAGCCACCATCGCCAAGGCAATGCCTGTATTTCCACTGGTCGCTTCAATCAAGGTATCACCTGGCTGAATTTGACCACGTTTTTCAGCTTGCATAATCATGTTATATGCAGGACGATCTTTAACAGAACCTGCTGGATTATTGCCCTCAAGTTTTGCCAGTACGGTTGCTTGAGTATGATTTGCCAATCGCTGCAAACGCACCAAAGGCGTTTTTCCGACATAATGGTCAAGCAAAAAATCATCAGTGAAAAAATCAGGTTGTGTGTTACGCATGTGTTGCACCTATATTGAGGTGGACATATTGTATGAAAAAATAAAACACCCTGCACAGCTTTCTATTTGTTTTTGAATGAAAATGCGCAAACTGAATTCATAAATTCCGTTTGCATATTTGTTTTTTCATTTATTTGCTAAATAAAATGAAATACATAGAAAATACAAATCATGCTTAGAATTAGAAATGATAAGTTTATCTCTAAAACAGCTTAGTTGATTTCCACAGGCATTTGTTTAATCCTTTCAGGCAAAATATCCAGTCCTGATTAAAGCATGCTAATATTCCTGCTACGGGGAAGGTCTGGCTTGATGCATGTCAAATTTTAATAAAAAGCTGTTTAAACGTCTAAAACTCAATCACGCTTATGGACAGTTAATTGCGTTGATTTTTGTACCCATCACAATTTTAGCTTGTGCAGGGGCGCTGTTGGTGATGAAAGAAACCTCTTCGGCAGCCAAGTCCAATCAACGTTATGCCGCAATTGCGATCTTAAGCCGCTACCAAACCACGGCTGAACAACTGCTCAAGTTGGTACAATCAGACCCACAACAAAAACAACATGCTGAAACTATTTTGCAGCATATTTTTAATGAAAAATATTTGATTCGTGCCGCAATAATTTCATCAAATAATGAAATCTTATTAAATATTGGCTATCAAAGTAAAAAAGCCTGGCCTACTGCACCGAAACAAGGAACTTTTGTAGGACCTTTATCAGCACAATACAATAATATTTATGCCATTCACCTACAAAACACCCAATCAAAAATGCCGATTTGGTTCATGATTGAACTGGATAATCAACCTTTAGAAATCGCACATTATCGCGTCATGATCGTGCTGATTACCACAGGATTATTTACGCTACTTTTATTGTTATTGTGTCTAAATTTCTATTCTCGTCGTTGGATTGCGCCCATGTACGAGATTCGCATGCAATTACAACGTTTAAATGCCGATACACTTGATCAACACATGGTCATTAACAGCACAGGCGAGTTACGTTTACTGCAACGTGACATTGCCAATGTAGTCAAACGTCTGCATTTTAGTTTTTTAGAACTCAAAGAACATACTGAGCAAACTGAGGATGATTTAAGACGGACATTGGATACCTTAGAAGTGCAAAATATCACCTACAAACAAGCCCGTGACCAAGCGATTTCATCGAACCAAGCAAAATCGGTATTTTTAGCCAATATCAGTCATGAACTACGCACCCCTTTGAACAGTATTGATGGTTTTATTCATTTATTGCTTAGACAAGATAATCTCAGCAATGACCAAAGCTTATATTTACAAACCATTCGTAAATCTTCAGCGCATTTACTGGCTTTAATTAACGATGTTTTAGACTTTTCTAAAATTGATGCAGGTAAATTAGAACTTGAAACGGCACCTTTTGATTTAGAAGAAGCCATTTTTGATGTGATGGATATGCTGTCACCTTTGGCTGCACAAAAGCAGATTGAAATGGCATTTTACTACGCAGATAACGTGCCGAAATATGTCGTGGGTGACGTATTACGCTTTAAACAAATTCTGACCAATCTTATTTCCAATGCGATTAAGTTTACGCCTGATGGCGAAATTATCGTTCGTGT
Encoded here:
- a CDS encoding 3'-5' exonuclease, coding for MRFPVLVFDIETLTDHQSGAHLYGLDLPEDDLEQALMKIRRQEAGTDFQRLPLHEIVCISGLWIDESGAMKLFSFSREHFSEAEILTKFLSIFDKRHPTLVSWNGSQFDLPVILFRAMYHGLSAPSLFDQGEIDTQKRYNNYQNRYHHRHVDLMDVMAMFNGRHFQKLDDIAHLLGFPGKRGIKGYFVPEYVKTEQWLKLTSYCEGDVLNTWLIFLRWSLLKGQISLSDHQLWIQASIHYLQGQPQQAEFLQIWRETSQKTAFSAKDFPSTAN
- the cysM gene encoding cysteine synthase CysM, with the translated sequence MRNTQPDFFTDDFLLDHYVGKTPLVRLQRLANHTQATVLAKLEGNNPAGSVKDRPAYNMIMQAEKRGQIQPGDTLIEATSGNTGIALAMVAAMRGYNMRLIMPAASSQERKDAMRAYGAELIEAASMEEARDMALQMQQEGQGLVLNQFGNPDNVEAHYLTTGPEIWQQTGGKITHFVSAMGTTGTIMGISKYLKEQNPEIQIIGLQPSEGSNIAGIRRWPQEYLPTIFDPSRVDRIMDIPQIEAEKTARTLARQEGISAGTSSGGAVWASIKIAEENPEAVIVCIVCDRGDRYLSTGLFSVED